A segment of the Limisphaera ngatamarikiensis genome:
ATGTTGGCGCGCTGGGCCCAGCGGACCAGATCGCGGATGCGGTTCAGTAACGGGTTGGAACACTCGAACTCGCCCACCGGCTCGGAGATGGAGTGAACCAACACGCCCTCCAGGGAGACGATTTCGGGCAGGGCACCTCCGGGTTGGGCGGGGAACAGCCGGGCTTCCAAATAGCGGCAACCCACGTAGTAAAACTGCGGGAACCACGTCTCCACGCCTGCCGTCTCGCTGTCCGCGCCGTGTTCCGCGTCCCCCCGCAAAGTGTACTGCCACCAGGAAAGGCCACGGTCGGGACTGCCCATGGTGCGCCGGTCGATTGTCCCGTCGGGAAACAGGATTTCGGCCGGTGTCAGACGCACGGCGCTGCCGGCCGGGCCGCGGACCCGGAGCCGCGGCATCCAGGAGGCGTTCTGGCCGAGGTCGAAGATCCACAGGTCGGGCGCAAGCTGCCTGACCGAGACGGGTTTGCGGGTTTCAATGGCCCGGATGGGCAGGGCCGCGGCCTGATGGCCGCGCAACGTGGCGGCCGGCCGCACCACGGCCACCGCAAAATCCCACTCGCGATCGTCGAACCCCGGGAGCTTCCATCCCGGCGGGTCCCGGCGCGCGTCGTAATCCTCCCCGCCGTAAATGCTGCTGTAGGTGATGGGCCCGGGATGCACCTTCCACGTGGGATCAGTTCCGACAAATTCCGTCGAGCCGTCCGCATATTCCAGACGCAGATGCAGGATGGCGCGCAACGGTCCAAACGAACCGGTGAACTTGGCGAAACGGTGGCGTCGGACCACGTGGTACATGCCGTTGCCGAGCATGAGGCCGACGGCGTTTTGGCCGGGCCGCAACAGGCGGGTCACATCGTAGGTGTCGTAAAGCGTGGTCTTGCGGTAGTCGGTCCAACCCGGCGTGAAGAGGTCATCACCCACGCGGTTGCCGTTGAGAAACATCTCATAATGACCGAGCCCGCAAACGTGCACGACGGCGCGGGTGAGGTTGGGACGCACGTCGAATTCCTTGCGCAGGATGAGCGCTTCGGTTTCGGCCGGGGCGCAGATCCACCGGCCGCGCCATTCCGCCGGATCCAGGATGCCCATCAACCAGGTGCCGTTGGTGCTCCACGGGGAGGGACGCCCGTTTTCATCCCACACCCGCACCTTCCAGAACACCTGCTCGGACGACCGCAACGGTCGCCCGCCGTATCGGATGTGGAGGGTTTCGTCCGAAAAGACCCGGCCCGAATCCCACAGGTCGCCTTCGTCCCGGGCAAGTCGCTCGGGTGACGAAGCCGCCAGGATTTGCCAGGCCGTCTGACGGCGGCCGCGGCCGCTCCCGGTCAGCTTCCACGAAAGGCGCGGATTCGTGACCTCCACGCTGCGTGCAAAGGCATCGTATTCGCAGCGCAACGCAATCGGTTGCAGCTCACCGGCCGCATCCACCGGCCGGATCCCCACCAGGAACAGTCCCGGCACAACCCAACCGGTCGTCCGCGCCACAGAGGCCATCGTCCGGCACAGGGATCGAATCCCACCAATCATGGCGCCGAGTCTACCCCGCCCGGACCCGCCGGGCCAACGCCGGGCGCAAGAACCGGGCAACAGGACCGCGCCCGACCCCAGCCGCCGGGCCAGAGACGGGAGGGCCCGGCTCCCGAACAAGGGAGCGGCGGAATCGAACGATAAGCCTTCTGACGGCCCATGGAAAGGTCTGCAGCATGGACCGGCCACGTGATCGGCCTCGCAACCGGGCCCTGACGTGTCCCGAAGACCTGATGCCGGAAATGCTCGGCAATCCACAAGGTCAAGGGTGCGGGCCGTAAGGGTCCACCCCCACGCCCATGAATCGCTGCGCAGGCCCCGTCCCGGCGAACCGAGCTACGGACCTGGTCCCGGGGCGGAGCGACGAACAAGGACAACCCAATCCTGATCCGGATCCGAGGGCGGTGCTCCCAGGCACACACGGCCGGGCCCGCGGACGTTGCGGACCGTGCCCGGCTGAAGTTCACCGCCCTCGCGGGGGTTATACCAGGCCACTGAAAAACTCTGCTCGAACCGCTGCAGGTCCAGGGTGACGGAACCACCCTCGGTCAGATAGATCACGTAGAGTTCGCCGGGTTGCGCCAGGCAAAACCGGGTGTTCTCGTGGGTCGGATTGTCCACAAGCACGTCCGCGTTGTGCAGGGCCCAGAAAGGGATGTGCTGTTCGCGGAAGAACGAGAGGGCCAGACGGGCGTACCGCCAGCTTCCCTCCCGGCTACGCCAGTCCTCGCATTGCAGGTCGTTCTGGGGAAGGTCGTAACCAAAGTAGTACTCCACGCCGGCGCCGCCCGCCATCAGGGTGCCCCAGAGACAGTACTTCCGAATTTCATGCAGCGTATACGTGGCTTTGCCGTCTCGTGCGACGCCATCGTGCCCGGCATAGCCGGGGTCGGGCGGTACACCGCCCGAGGCGGGATTCTGTTCATCGTGAGAAACGACCCAGGGATGGCCGGCCACGGTGGAGCGTTCGATCCAGTGCAAGGTTCGCCGGTGCGCCTGGGCCCAGTGGTTTTGCAGGGAGACCCCTGTGAGCACGGTGGGGTCGCCGAGCAAGGGGTTGTAGACCCGGTCCTGCTGGGAGGGAAAAGTGTGGATGACAACGGGATGATCGTATGGATCGAGGGCACGCAGCCATTGCGCCATGGCTCGGATCTGGTCCGTGGTTTGGGAGTTTTCCTCGCCCAGGTTCCATTGCAGGGCGGGCAAATGGGCGAACCGTGCCACCAGTTCGCGCAGGTACAATTTCCGTTCCGGCCCCAGGTCTCCGCCATCCAGGGCCTCCGGTACGGGGCGGACCGTCCCGTCGGCACCGGGCCGGTTGTCGTCCATCTCGGTTTCCTGGAGTTTGAAATGTACCATCAGACCGCGCGCGTTGGCGTGCTCGAACACCAGGGCCCACTGGTCAAGCTTCGAACAGTCGTAGTGAAACTTCGCCGTGCGCGCCACAAACGGCCAGACATCATCGCCGTCGCCTCCCGCGTTGTAGGTGAGCATGCTCACGGAGTTCATCCCGCGGCCTGCCAGGTAGTTCAGCGCACCGATCAACCCTTTGCCCCGGCCGTTTTGCCAGGACGGGTCGCCGGGCCGCCAATCCCGCACATGCGGCTGCCAGGATTTGAGTCGGCCGGCCGGAGTGTTTTCACCGGGTCGAGCCGCGCGGCGTGCCGGTGCCACCGTGCCATCGAAGTCGGCATAACCGAGCAGGTTTTCAGGCGAGTCGGCGCCCGCCTTGAGAAAGAACTCCCGAGTACCCGCGGTGCGCAGGTACCGCTGACCGACGTATTCCAGCCGGCCACGCCCGCGGAAGTCGGGGAACGATTTGTCCGTGGGACCGATCTGAAACGAACCGGACCGATGAAAGAGCTGGCGGGCACTGGTAAGAGCGTTGTCGTCGATGGCCACACCCCGTCCCTGCCAGAGCCGCAGCTCATAGTGCCACAGGCCGGAGGCGTTCGGCGTAAAATGCACGCGCCAGCAGGTGCCGGCTTCCGCCGACGTCTCAGCGGCCCGTCCATCGGCGGCAAAGTAGCCCGGCACTTCCCAAACCCGCCCCGAAGCGCCATGCCGGAACGTGGCGGTCAACCGGTAGTCGGTGAACGGGTTGGGATCGGTATCCGTCTCACGGGCGAACGGTCCGTCCAAATCCAGTGTGATCTTGTGCCATTGCTTGAGCTCACCGTGGATTCTGACGGTACCCGTGCCATCCCCGGCTCGAGTCGCGCCCGCCACCGGGACCGGGGACTGCGAAAAGGCCGGCAGCGGAACCGCAGCAGATGCAAGAAACCCGGCGCCCAACCAGCAAAGCCACCCGCGTTTCATGTCCTCCAGTGTCGGGTGCACACAAAGCCGGGGCAAGTCGTTGCGGTCCGGCCACAAAAACCCGGCCGGAAGGCGGTTTGAGGTCAGTCTGCACCCGGCCGGGACCGCAAGGGCCGGGGCTTTTGTCGCGGCGGCCGTTGCCAGTGACGAATCCGATGCAGGTAATCCAGTTCCTGACGCAATTTCAGGTAACTGGCCAGTCGCTCCGGATCCAGTTCCCCGGCCGCCGCCGCCGCCCGGACGGCACACCCCGGCTCGGTCTGATGCTGGCAATCGCGGAACTTGCAGCGGAGCGCCAGCAGTTCAATGTCCGGAAACGCCTCGTGCAATCCCTCCCCGGCCATCCAGAGGTGAAACTCCCGTATGCCGGGCGTGTCAATCACCAGCCCCCCGTCAGGCAACACGATCAATTCCCGCCACGTGGTGGTGTGCCGCCCTTTGTGATCCCGTTCGCGCACCTCGGCCGTGGGTTGGATCTCTTCGCCATAAAGTCGGTTGATCAGGCTGGATTTCCCCACGCCGGACGGACCAATGAATACCCCGGTACGCCCCGCCGGCAGGAGCCTGCGCAATTCCTCAACCCCCAGACCGGTGCGTGCGCAGGTGAGGATGACCGGTGCATCACCGGCCCTTCGACGGGCTTCATGAACCAGCGCGGCGGGGTCGGGGCACAGATCGGCCTTGTTCAACACCACGGCCGGTTGGACACCACCCTCCAGGCACATAAGCAGCATCCGCTCAAGCAGACGGGGTTGAAACGTCTGATCCAGTGCCTGGACCAGGAACGCCACATCCACGTTCGTCACCAGCACCTGCTCCTCGGTCTCCCGGCCGGCCACCTTGCGGGCCAGTCGGGTCCGGCGCGGCAGGACCACCTCAATGCGCGCCGGCTGACCCCGCGCGCCGGGGACGCGGTACCCCACCCAATCGCCCACCTTGGGCAACTCGGCGTCACTCTGGGCAAGCCGGACCATCCGGCCCGGAACCTGCCCCTCGCATTCGCCCTCCTCGCCCCAAAGCAGGTAACGATACTTCTCCTGCGTGACCACCCGCGCCGGGCGCAAACCGGCTGCGCGGTGGGGTCGAAAAGCGTCCTCCCAGGCCGTATCCCAACCCAGTACCTCCAACGACGGTGTGTGGCCGTTCATGCAGGCTACACAGCTAATCACAGGTTGAAGACTCTGGCAATGACCCGGTGAGGGCGAAGTCGGACCGGACCAGTCAGGGATCGGGGTTTTCGACCGCACCCACGACCCGGGGCACGGAGACAGCAGTCACCGCGACCTCCATCGTCGGAGTGCCCACCCCCGGCAACGTGGGGACACCAAACCCGCCGCGCACCAAACGGGTCAGTACCGAACCCGATAAAACATCCTCAGATGGGTCGGGCGCACGACGTACGGACTGGTGGCATCGGGAACCGGCTGCCACGGACCCGTGATGGACGGCGCCTGCTCCAAAACCCCGGGCGCAGGCCAGGAAAGGACCAGCCCCTCCCTCGTCCGCTGAACCGTGACCTTGCGGTCGCATACCACCGTGACGCGGAAGGTGCAGGTGGCGGTCTTCCCCGCCACGGAGGTGGCGATGTTGGTTACGATGGTGGTCCCGATCGGGAACCAACTGCCGGAAGGCGGCATGGACACCACGGCCACGTTGGTCTCATAACGCGTGAAAGCCCGCACGCTGAACTGGACATACGCGCCGTCGACGCTGTCGCAGGGCACCACCATGTCGGGCGGACATTGAATCGTCACCGGCGACGGATCCACCGCCGCCAGGGTCACGTTCGTCTGACCGACATTGCCGTTGTCGTCCACCACGTACAGCCCGATCGAGTAGATCCCGGGCGGCAGGGCGGTGCCCGGCACGGGTTCCTGTTGGGGACGCGGCTGTTTGGTCGAACAGTTGTCCTCCACCGCCGCCATGGCGCGCAAATCCGGCACGTACGCAAACCCGGGCTGCTGCTGATTCTGTGTCACGTCCACGGTTAAATGGGTCACGGGAGTCACCACCCGGGGCGGTTCTACATCCCCGAAATAAAAGCATCCGGGATGACCGTAGGAATCGTACAGAGCCCAACCGTAACTGAGCATGCCGAAGGACTCGGGCGCGGTAATGACATGCACGCCGGCGCCCACCGGCACGTTGGCCACCGCGTAAGAACCGCCGGGAATCGGCTGGAACAGCGTCGGGCTGATGGGCACACCATCCACCAACACATTGTTCGTCACCGAGGTCGGCACCACCAGTTGCACGTAATGGGTACTGAAATCGTTGGTCCGGGCACAAACCACGTAAACGCGCGTGAAATGTCGCGGGGATTGCACCAGCGCCATGAAGGGGTCCGCGTTGGGGTTGCCGTCCCAATCGGAGCTGGCGGCATAATGCGCAACCAGAACCGGCCGCGTGGCCTCCACGCGGGCCGGGCCCGCTGCCACCCGGAGGACGGACTCCCCGGCGTTCAGCGTGGCCACGGGCGTGCCGTTCACGGAAACAACCGTGCCGTCATGGGCGGCCAGGACACGGTACGGGCTGCCCCCGCTCCGCGAGGCCAGCGGCGCCAGATGGTACTCGCCACCCCACGCGTTCACAGGCAACAACTGCTCGACCAGGGTGTCGCAATACCACTGGTTCGCGGTGGGCACATTGGCACAGGCATGACCCGCAAATACCGCCACCGGGCGGGTGGCCTTGATCAAGGTGCCGGTCAGATCAGCCGGGGCATCGTTGGTGTCCCGCAACTGGTACACGTCACCCGGTTGGAGGACCACGGTGTACGCCACCCCGGGCGTTTTGATCACCGTGGTGGGCGAGGGAACAATGGTCACCACGGTGTTGCTTTCGGTGCCGACAATCGCGAACTGGCTCCCGTTCAGCGGCGGCACTCCCGCGTGGAGATTCGGCCAGGCCAGCACCCTGTACTCGGTGCCCAATGTGCTGACGTGCAGGGCGTGGTAACTGTCGCTGGTGTGCTTGACGTGATTGAATGCAACGACGCGTACATCCCGCGTGGCTTTCACGTACACGGCGCGCCCGGGCAGGACAACGTCGTTGAAGTCGCCAAGGTCGGCCGGGGCCGGCAACGCCACCCAGGCCACAAAGTTGGTCGGGATGCTGACATTGGTGACGAAACCGAGGGCCGGGATGGTCACCGTGGCCAACGTACCCGCAGAACCCTGAATGCACAGAGCCGGTTGCGGCGGGTTGGTGGGATCGGGCGCATAATTCCCGGGGAACGTCAACCAAAACTCCCTGCCTTCACACCCCAGGTCACACCGCTCCCGATCGCGAATGATGCGCACGGGATGATCCTCCACCTCGCCATCGGGTGCCAACCCGACAAAACTGAGCCCCTTACCCTGCACCGTGTAACGCCAGCGGGAGAAGGTCAGACCGGGGACCGCGTCCTCGGGCACGTTGAAGGAGAGGATGTTCAGGCCCGGACTGACCGGCGTATCGGCAAAAACCTGCTCGCCCGGATCCGCCCACGAACCGTTCCGATTGAAATCCACCCACGCGTACAGCCGACCACTGTCAGACACGGTCACCTCAACGGTCGCCGCCCGTCCCGGTACCAGAGCGGAAGTAAACACCACGCCGTCCTCGTCGTCCGGGCCCGAGCTCGGGTTCATGTCATCGCCATCGGCGTCCGCCGTTGGCTGCCCGTCCAATTCAATGTCAACGGTGCTGCCCATGTAGAACTCGCTCCAAACGTGTCGGGCCCCGTCGTCCCTGAGTAGCGTGGGATACGGCGCCGGAGCGTCCCCAAAGTCCAGCCGCTGCTCAATGTTCACCCGGTAGTCCTCCACTTCGCCATCGCCGGCCAACCCGTCGAACCCCACGTTACCCTCCCGGTTGAGTCGAAACCGGGCGAAGGTGGTACCCGGCCTCGCGTTGGCGGGAACCCAAAAGCTCAGAATGTTGCTGCCACTGAAAATCAGCTGGTTGGTGAAGATTTGTTCCCCCGGATCGGCCCATGTCTCGTTGCGGTTGAAGTCCACCCAGGCGTTGAGCCGGCCCGAGCCAGGGCCTCCGTTGGGGTTTTTCGGAGCCGTGAGAGTCACCAGCACTTGGGCGGACTGGCCCGGGACCACGGGAGTCAGAAAGAAAACCCCGTCCTCGTCATCCACGGCGCCGGGCGGGTTGAGGTCATCACCCATGGCGTTGGCATCGGGTTGCCCGTCCGGTTCCGTGTCCACCCACGTGCCCAGGCAAAACCCCGGCAACACAATGTGCCGGGCCCCGTTGACCGACACCAACGTGGGGTACTTGCCGGGCGCGTCGCCAAAATCCAGATTCGACTCCTCCACGAAAACCAGATAATCCTCCACCTCCCCATCCGGCGCTTCTCCGGTCACTTTCAGGCCCGAACGGACCGTGCTGACGCGGAACCGCGCAAAGCTGGGACCCGGCCGGGCATCGGTCGGTACCCCAAACGACAATGTATGGGTCCCTCGACTCACCGGTACCGCCACAAACACACGGTCCCCAGGTTGATCCCATGAGCCGTCCCTGCCAAAGTCCACCCACGCATCCAAATAAGCGATCTCGAAGTTGCCCGTGACGCGGACCTCCACCTGGGCAGTGCCGCCGGGAACAAGCGGCGTCAAAAAGCTCACCCCATCCTCATCGTCCGCTGCCGGTGGATTCACGTCATCGCCCAGTGCATTGGCGTCCGGCTGCCCGTCGTCCTCCATGTCCACGATGTTGCCCAAAACCGGCCCTTGGACCACGTGAAAGGCCCCGTTTTCAGCCCGTTTCGTCGGATAAGGAGGCGGGGCGTCACCAAAGTCCCTTCCCTGCGACCACGCCGGCTCGGCCCACCCAACCATTGCCAGCACCAATGGAATTAACCACGCCCGTACCGGGAAATACCGATGCGGCGCAACCCGCCAACCAGCCCCATGCGGCTGCCCGGCCGGGGCCGGTTCCCGACCCCGCCCCGGCGCCCCGGGACCGGTTCCAAACGTTCGAGTGGCAATCAAGTCTCTCATGGGTACTCCTAAAAGGCCTAGAACGAGTATTCCACCGTGGAAGCCGGGTTCAGGATCAGGACGAGGTGGATGAACGCCTGAGGTGCACTGGTGTGCAGGTTCACCACAAGACCGCTCAGGCCGATGCCCAACAACATGTCCGCATAACCTTCACCCGGCCATTCCACCACCGTGTCGGTCCCCTGCTCAAAGCTCAGGTCGAAGATGTAGACGTCGTTACCCCGGCCACCGACCAGAAGATCGTCACCCCCGTTGCCGCGGAGTGTGTCGTTGCCGTCACCGCCATACAGTTCGTCATTCCCGCTGCCGCCATACAGCGTGTCATCGCCTTCCATGCCGTACAGGATCGCCACCCCCGTAAAGAGACTGGCATCCAGGACATTCGCACCGGCGCCACCCACGAGCACGGCCCGCTCCATGCTGTTCAACTGATTCAGCTCCGAACCGATCCTCAGCGTCGTGTCCGTCAGGGTCATGTGCGCATCACGGGATTCGAAGACGGTGTCCGTGCCCGCCCCACCGAGGATCTGGTCGTTACCCCGCCCGCCGCTGATGTAGTTGTCCAGTGCATTGCCTTCCAGCACATCGTCTCCGTCACCGCCCCGGAGGTATTCGATGCTGTTGTCATGAATGAGCGTGAGAACCAGACGGCCGGCCGCCACCGTCTGCGGCGACGTGACACCCAGGCGGACCGTCACACCCACCGAGCTCGTCTCGGAAAAGTCCAGCATATCAAACCCGGCACCGGGAACCTCATCCACGATGTCCTGTCCCAGCACGTCATCCACGTCGAACCGGTAGACATCGTTGCCCGGGCCGCCGCGGAGGATGTCGTCGCCCGGCCCGCCCACCAGGATGTCCGACCCGGCCCCGCCAATGAGCACGTCATTGCCCTCCCCGCCGATCAGTGTCACCGAGCCGCCAAAGGCCGAGGCGTCGAGGAGGTTGTTGCCGGGCCCACCGGTCAACCGGGCGCGTTCAATGCTCGTCAGCGTGTCGGTGACGCCGCCAATCGTAAGTGTGCTGTTGGTAAGGATGAAGTCTGCGTCTGCGGTTTCGACCACAGTATCCACCCCGCCGGCGCCGTCGAGGTTGTCCTGTCCGGGTCCGCCGGTCAGGACGTTGTCCAGGCTGTTGCCGCGCAAATTGTCGTTACCCGAGCCGCCGATCAGATTCTCAAGGTCCTCCGCGAGCAAAAGGAAGTATAGCTCGCCGGCAACAACGGTCTGGGTAACGCCCAGCAGGCCCAGGTCAACCGTTACAGCCGTGCTGAATGCCGAGAGATCAATCGTGTCACTGCCGGGGCCGCCCAGGATCACATTCAGGTCCGGACCCGCGGAGCCGTCCGGGAAGAACTTGAACCGGTCATCGCCGGGGCCGCCCTCGTACCAGTTGGCGCCCGGTCCGTCGAGGATGAGATCGTTTCCATCGCCGGCGTACACCCAGGCCGTCCCGGTGAACTGCCTGAGATCAAACACGTCATCCCGTTCGGTGCCGGTTAGCACGGCCCTTTCCACGGAGACAAACGTGATCGAACCGCCGGCACCGGTGAAGGTGACGCTTGTGGAAGTGAGCGTCACGGTACTGCCAGCCGGCGCGGGAGCCCCGGGCACCGGCAGGAGCAGACGCAGCGTGTCCTGGGTACCACCGCCGCCCCACAACGTCAAAGCCCCTGCGGTCCAGCCGCTGATGTCGAACGAGTCGTCCTGACCACTGCCGATCAACAGCATTTGCTGGATCCCATCCAGCTGGTCCACCTCGTAGATGGAATCATCCGTGGGTGTGGGCGCGGGATCGCGCTGGGTGATGAACAGCCGACGGTTTTGCACCACAAACTCCACCGGCCAGACCGCACCGGACAAATCCTCGATCAGCAGGTTGACGCCCGTGCCACCGTCAATCACGTCGTTGCCCCGGCCGCCCGTAAGGGTGTCGTCGCCGGGACCGCCCATGAGAATGTCCGGGCCGCTGCCGCCGATGATCGTGTCGTTACCCAGACCGCCGACGAGGATGGCCCGACCCGAGAAGCCCGAGGCGTCGAGCAGGTTGTTGCCCTCGCCGCCGATGAGACGGGCCTGTTCAATCGAATTCAGGATCATGGGCCCACTGGCCACGCTCACGGCCAGGCCCGTGTCCGTCAGGAAGAAGTCGCCGTCGGCCGCCCATACCACAGTGTCCAGACCGCCGCCGCCGTCGAGGCTGCCCTGTCCGGTCCAGCCGGTGAGGATGAAGGTATTGTTGCCCGGGCCGCCCGTAAGGTGGGCGATCTCAATTCTCTCCAGGATGTCCACCTCACCGGTGCCGCGGCGCAATTCGTGGTCGGTCAGCACGAAATCGGTGTTGGCGGACTCGACGATGCGGTCCGTGCCCTCGCCGCCCAGCAGGATGTCGTTGCCCGGGCCGCCATCGAGCCAGTCGTCTCCGCCCTTGCCATCCAGGAGATCATTCCCGGGGCCGCCCTCGAGGCGGTTGTGGTTGCTGTTGCCCCGGATGACGTCGTCCAACGCACCGCCCCGGACCACCTCAATCCCTTCACCCACCAACTGCAGCCGGAGATGGTCGTTGACGGTCTGGAACACACCCACCAATCCCAGGTTCAGTTGGATGGACCGGGTGGTGGTTCCGGAGAAGTCGAGGGTGTCCACACCGGGATCGCCCAAATGCTCGACCACGGTCTCGTCGCCCCATGGCAGGTCGGTGTCAAACACATAGGTCTCGCTACCCGCACGACCCTCGAGCCAGTCGTTGCCCGGGCCGCCCTGCAGCACGTTGTCGAGACTGTTCCCGAGCAGGACGTCATCACCGTCACCGCCGACGGCGTTCTCAATCTCATCCAGCAGGATCAGGTCGAGGTCCGGGTGGACGGTCTGCACGGTGTTCAGGATCGCCATGTCCAGCACCACACCGTCGGGAGTGCCGGAGAAGTCCAGGGTGTCGGCTCCCCCGTTGCCGCGCAGGGTGATGACCCCCAGCGGCTGATTCACGACGAACCGGAACACGTCACCGGCCGAGCCACCCCAATACGTGTCGTTCCCCGCCGTGGCGACGAACGTGACCGACCGCGAGTATCCGGAGGCGTCCAGCACATTCGCCGAGGGCCCACCTTGGAGAGTCACGTTCTCCAGCGAGGCCAGGTGATACGTGGCTCCGGTGGGCAGCGCCAGGGCCGCATCCTTCGGGAATCCCATCCACAAGATCCAGAACAGCCTTTCCCATGCCGTGGCATCCTTCAGCACCATGTCGGTGTCGTTGGTGACCAGGAGCGTGTCCGTCCCACCCGACCCATGAATGATGGCGGTGCGGGTCCAGCCGTTCAGGTCGAAGCGATTGTCCTGGGCGTCGCCATACAGTTCAGCCACCTCCAGGTCGTCCCGCAGCGTATGAACGTTCAACGGCACCAACGAACCGCCCAACCAATGTTGGTGTGTCAGCGTAGCAGGCGTCAGCACAATGCCCGGCACCGGCCGGCGTGAGATCACGGTGTCCCGACCGGGATCGCCCCGGATGTCATCGTCGCCCTGGCCGACCTCAATCCGGTCATCGCCCAGCCCGCCCAGCACAATGTCCACGCCGTCGCCGCCGGCCAGTCGATCGTCTCCGAGCTGCCCATCCACGAAGTCGGCGCCCGGTCCGGCATCAATCACGTCATGACCCGGGCCACCAAACCTCTCGATCCGTCCCAGCCGCGTGGGCTGATCCATCTCGGCCCATGGGCCGGTCACAGCATAAGCCGGAATGCTGCCTGAATCGCCCAGGAGGATGTCCCAATCCGCACCGCCCAGGATGAAATCGTCGTCGGTAACCGTGGGATTGGCCGCCCCCACAATGTACACGGTCGCCGTGTCACAAGGCCGGCCGGTGGCGTCATGCAGCGTCAGCGTGAAGTAACGGAACTCGGTAAAGCCAAGGTTGCGATTGTGGATGGGGATGCGGAAGGTCTTGACCGTTTCACCCACGTCAAACACCAGCACGACCGTCGTGGCGGTGAAGTTGCGGGCAGCCGGCGGGGCCGAGACCGCGCCGTTGGGGCCGGTCCCGTCCAGGGTACGGGCCACCACCACACCCGCCGTGGTGGCCCCACCCCGGAGGACCGTGATCTCCACGTAGCCGGGCTGAACCTCCGAAACGCTGTAGGTGCCGCGGCTGAACTGGTAGTTCCCCACCTCTGCATATTGCCCGGCGGGAACAACACCCGCGTCGATCGTGAGCTTCTGGGGATTGCTCGGGGTCAGCTCGATGACACGCGTGCGGTTCACAAATTCTGCGTCGCTGTCCACCGCGGAGGCATCGGTGACCGGATTGGCATCGCCGACGTTGGCACTCACGAACGTGTAGCCATTCGGCAGCTCGAACTCCACCACATACCGGCTCGGATTGGCGGGGTTCGGGTCAATGTAAAGGTTGGTGAACTCATAGATCCCCGTGGTGGTGAAGACGGCATTCACCGGGTTACCGGCCGCATCCAGGAGGGTCACCAACACGCCCTCGGTCAACAGGGAGTCACCCGGATCCTGTACGTTGTTCAGGTTCAGATCCCGCCAGATCTCGCCCCTGATCCTGCCGGGGAACAGTTGCGGTCTGACCGCAAAGATCGGGCCGTCATCGTAAATCGGATGCAGGGTTGAACCGGGTGGCAGACCATACTCGCTTGCCAGGTTCGTTGAGGAGGTCACGACAACGACCTCGGCATCGTAAGCGGTACGGTTGACTGGCATGTTGGTGTCGGTGGCCGTCTGCCAATGCCCGCCCACGACGTGATCATCCCCACCCCCGGCGTCAATCCGGTCATTACCCGGCCCGCCAAAGATGGT
Coding sequences within it:
- a CDS encoding GEVED domain-containing protein, translated to MEDDGQPDANALGDDVNPPAADDEDGVSFLTPLVPGGTAQVEVRVTGNFEIAYLDAWVDFGRDGSWDQPGDRVFVAVPVSRGTHTLSFGVPTDARPGPSFARFRVSTVRSGLKVTGEAPDGEVEDYLVFVEESNLDFGDAPGKYPTLVSVNGARHIVLPGFCLGTWVDTEPDGQPDANAMGDDLNPPGAVDDEDGVFFLTPVVPGQSAQVLVTLTAPKNPNGGPGSGRLNAWVDFNRNETWADPGEQIFTNQLIFSGSNILSFWVPANARPGTTFARFRLNREGNVGFDGLAGDGEVEDYRVNIEQRLDFGDAPAPYPTLLRDDGARHVWSEFYMGSTVDIELDGQPTADADGDDMNPSSGPDDEDGVVFTSALVPGRAATVEVTVSDSGRLYAWVDFNRNGSWADPGEQVFADTPVSPGLNILSFNVPEDAVPGLTFSRWRYTVQGKGLSFVGLAPDGEVEDHPVRIIRDRERCDLGCEGREFWLTFPGNYAPDPTNPPQPALCIQGSAGTLATVTIPALGFVTNVSIPTNFVAWVALPAPADLGDFNDVVLPGRAVYVKATRDVRVVAFNHVKHTSDSYHALHVSTLGTEYRVLAWPNLHAGVPPLNGSQFAIVGTESNTVVTIVPSPTTVIKTPGVAYTVVLQPGDVYQLRDTNDAPADLTGTLIKATRPVAVFAGHACANVPTANQWYCDTLVEQLLPVNAWGGEYHLAPLASRSGGSPYRVLAAHDGTVVSVNGTPVATLNAGESVLRVAAGPARVEATRPVLVAHYAASSDWDGNPNADPFMALVQSPRHFTRVYVVCARTNDFSTHYVQLVVPTSVTNNVLVDGVPISPTLFQPIPGGSYAVANVPVGAGVHVITAPESFGMLSYGWALYDSYGHPGCFYFGDVEPPRVVTPVTHLTVDVTQNQQQPGFAYVPDLRAMAAVEDNCSTKQPRPQQEPVPGTALPPGIYSIGLYVVDDNGNVGQTNVTLAAVDPSPVTIQCPPDMVVPCDSVDGAYVQFSVRAFTRYETNVAVVSMPPSGSWFPIGTTIVTNIATSVAGKTATCTFRVTVVCDRKVTVQRTREGLVLSWPAPGVLEQAPSITGPWQPVPDATSPYVVRPTHLRMFYRVRY